The Planctomycetota bacterium genome segment CGGCCGGGAGTACCACAACCAGCACTGGTCGGTTGCGGTGGCCGTGCGCACGAAGGCCGTGGCGGGCCAGATGCTCACGCTGGGGCTGTACCCGCGCTTCGAGATCGAGACCTCGCCCGCGCGCGTCAAGGGCGGCCTCTTCCGGCGCCCTCGGCCCCCCGCGGGCGATCTCGCCGTGACCCCCTCGGTGGAGACGCTGGAGGCCGTGGCGCCCGGCGGCGGAGCCCGCCGCGTGGCGCTGGCCCTGTGGAACAACACGGCCAAGCCGTTCCGAGGCGAGGTCAGGGTGCTGACGGCCGACGAGGCGAGGCAGGCGCGCATGGACCCCTCCGGCGGCTGGGCCTGGCTGCCGGACCCTGCGTGGGTGAAGCCCGGGTCGGCCGCGGTTGAGGTCAGACCGAACGCCTCGGCGGAACTGGAACTCGACGTAGCCGTGCCCCCCGGCAGGGAACGGCACGGGAACTCATGGGAAGCCATTGTGCTCGTGCGGGGCGACGATGGCCGTGCGGCCTTCGCCCGCCTGCGGGTGCGGACGGCGCCTGCCGCGACGCCGCACTGAAGGCTGAGGGTTTGAGATGGTGCGTGCGATGAGAAGCCGAGCCGGGCCAGCCGGGCGCGCGAAAGCGCGAGGCGCCCCCATGCGCCTCGCGGTGCTCCTGGCCATTGCCGGCATCGTCGCCTGCGTGACTCCGCCATCAGCCCACGCCGCGAACAACGCGGCCATCACCATCACCGTCCGAGTCATCGGCCCGCCCCATATCGAGTCCCTGAGTGCGGCGAGCGGTCCCGGAGGCAGCCAGATCTGGCTCTCGGGCGTCTTCTTCGGCGACACGCGGGGCGCCACCACGGTGGTGTTCGGGCCGGCACAGGTCGAAGCGTCCGAGTACCTCTCGTGGTCCGACACCGCCATCAACTGTCGGGTGCCCGCCGGGCTGAGTCTCGGGGCCAACGACATCTGCGTCCTCAAGGACGGCGTGCCCTCGAACGCCCTGGCCTTTACGGTCACGGACCCCTCGGAACTGTGCGTGGACGACTCGAACACGACCGGCACAGAGACGGGCTCCGCGCGCTGGCCCTTCAACACAATCGGCGAGGCCGTGGGCGCCTCGACCAGCGGCGACGCCGTGAAGGTGGCTGCCGGCGTCTACCGCCAGACCGTGTCGCTTGACAGCACGATCCTCTCCCTGCGCGGCGGCTACGTGGGCGGCGCGGATTACGCGGCGGGCGGCGGCGACTTCGCGGATGCCAGCCGCAGCCTCGACCGGACGGCGAACGCCACGGCCATTGACGGCGAGGGGACGCGGCGGTGCATCGTCTTCGTTGCGTGCCCGGGGGGCGAACTGTCGGGATTCATCCTTCGCAACGGCTCCACGGCGGGCGACGGAGGCGGCATCCTGTGCGACGGCTCGTCGCCTGTGGTCCAGGCCTGCACGCTGAGCGGCAACGCCGCGGCGGGCGACGGCGGCGGGCTGTACGGGCTGGCCTCCGCGCTGAGCCTCTCGCACTGCGTCCTGCGCGGCAACACGGCCGGCGGCGGGGGAGGGGGCGTGGCCCTCGAAGGCGGCTCCGGCGAGATCGCCCACAACGAGGTCTATGGCAACGCGGCGGCGCAGGGCGGCGGCGTGGCCTGCTCAGACTCGGCGGCCAGCATCCACCACAACGTCGTCACGGGCAACCAGGCCAGCGGCGCGGGCGGCGGCGCGGCCCTGCGCGCCAGCGACGCGCTGGCGTTCGTGAGCAACACGGTCGCCCACAACCGCGGGGGCGGCCTCCTGTGCCAGGACCCGGCGAGCCCCGTACTCAAACACTGCATCCTCTGGGGCAATGAGGGCGCGAGCGGCCAACAGCTCCAGTGTGTCGCCGGCGCGGCGCCGCTCGTGAGCTACTGCAACGTGCAGGGCGGCCTGCCCGCGACGGCCCTGGACGGCGGCGAGAACCGAGGGGAGGACCCCCGCTTCGTGGCGCCGGGCGGCTGGATCGGCAGCGCCTGGACGCAGGGCGACTACCACCTGATGTCCGAGGCCGGCCACTGGACCCCCGGCGGCTGGGTCGCGGATGCCACGACCAGCCCGTGCATTGACGTGGGCGATCCGGCCGATGGCGTGGGGCTCGAGCCCCTCCCGAACGGCGGGTGCATGAACCTCGGCGCCTACGGCGGCACTGCGCAGGCCTCGAAGAGCCCAGCGGTCGCCGTCCACGTCCTCGCCCCAGACCCGTCGGCTGCCGAGACCCTCACGGGCGATCCGCCCGACACGGGGCTGTTCCGCATCCGACGGATCGGGCGCACCGGGGCGCTGACCGTGAACTTCCTGCTCGCCGGCACCGCGACGCGCGGCAGCGGGGGCGACTACACGCTCTCCGTCGGCGGCGTGCCGCTGCCCGGCTCCTCCGTGGCCATCCAGGACGGGCAGGACGACGTGGACGTCTTGATCGAGCCGCGGGACGACGCAACCCCCGAGGGCACGGAGACCGTGGCCCTCGTGCTGCTCGCCGGCGCCGGCTATCGCCCCGATGCCGACCCCGCGCGGACCATGGCCTGGGCGGCGATCCTGGACAACGACGCGTCCGTGGGCATCGTGGCCACCGACCCCGATGCCGCCGAGCCGGGCAACAGCGGCATGTTCCGGATCAGCCGGTCCGACGCGGGCACGGGCGACCTCACGGTCACCTTCGCGCGCCAGGGCTCGGCCACGTCGGGCAAGGACTACCTGCTTCGAGCCAATGGCCTGATCCTCACGAGCAACTCCGTCGTGGTGCCCGGGATACCCGGGTATGTGGACCTCGAGGTGGCGGTGCTGGACGACACCGCGGCCGAGGGCACGGAGACCGTGGTTCTCACCCTTGTGCGAACGGCCGCCTACGGCCTCGACCTGGACCCCGCGAAGCACGCGGCCACCGTGGCCATTGCGGACGACGAGCCCGTCGTGAGCGTCGAGGCCCTCGACCCGTCAGCCGGCGAGCCGAACAACCACGGCATGTTCCGCATCCATCGCACGCCCGGCGGACCGCCCTTGCTGCCCATCAAGTTCAAGCCCACAGGCACGGCCCGCCTCGGGAGCGACTACCTCCTGCGCGTCAACGGCGTGGACAACGCAGGCGCCGTCGAAGTGCCCGCCGTGCCGGGCTACGTGGATATTCAGGTCTTCGTGATTGACGATGCGCTGCCCGAGCCGACGGAGACCGTCGTCCTGCCGCTCGCCAAGTCCAAGAACTACATCCTCGACCCCGACCCCGCCAGGCAGACGGCCACCGTGACCATCGCCGACGATGAGGCCGTGGTCGCCATTGCCGCCCTCGACGCCTCCGCGGCGGAGCCTGCCGACCATGGCCTGTTCCGCATCAGCCGCACCGGCGGACCGGCCGGCGACCTCCTCGTCAGCTTCACCCGCCTCGGCACCGCCACGAGCGGCCTTGACTACACCCTCCGCATCGGGGGCGTCGCGTTGCCCGGCAACTCCGTCGCCGTGCCGGCGGCCCCGGGCTTCGTAGACATCGAGCTGGCCGTGAACGATGATGCGCTCGCCGAGGGCACCGAACTGGCCACGTTGGCCCTGACGGCGGGACCCGGCTACGCTGCCGACCCCGCGCAGAGCGCCGCCACGGTGACGATCCAGGATGATGAGCCCCTCGTGCGCATCGAGGCGACCGACCCCGAGGCGGCCGAGCCGGCCGACCACGGCGCCTTCCGCCTCTGGCGCAGCAACGGCGGGCCGCCATCCCTCACCATCGCCTTCGCCCTCTCCGGAACAGCCTCGGCGGGCAAGGACTACGTGCTGCGCGCCAATGGTGTGGACGTGGGAGCGAGCATCGCGGTGCCGGCTGCCCCGGGCTACGTGGACTTGCAGGTCGTCGTTCTCGACGACGCGATCGTGGAGGACAGCGAGACCGTGACGGTCAGGCTTCTCAACGGCCCTGGCTATGGCGTGGCACAGCCCGGCAACACAGCCACCGTCACCATCGCCGACGACGAGCCGATCGTCAGCGTCGAGGCGCTGAATCCCGCGGCAAGCGAGCCGAACGTCAACGGCGTCCTCCGCATCCGCCGCACCCCGGGCGGCGCCGCGCTTCTCCCCGTCGGCTTCAAGGTCACGGGCACGGCCAAGGCCGGCAGCGACTACGTCCTGCGTTCGGGCGGGCTGGACGTGAAGAGCAGCGTCAACGTGCCCGCGGTGCCCGGCTACGCGGATATCGAGGTCGTGGTCATTGACGATGCGCTGGGCGACCCCGATGAGACCGTCGTCCTCACCCTCTCGAAGCCCAAGGGCTACCACCTCGATCCGGACCCTGCCAGACAGTCGGCCACCGTGACCATCGCCGACAACGAGCCGACCTTGAGCATCGCGGCCCTCGACCCCGCGGCCTCCGAGCCTGCCTCCCCCGGCGTCTACCGGATCTCCCGCACCCCTGTTGGCCCAGCCAACGTCACCGTCAGCTTCGCCCGCAGCGGCACCGCAACCTTTGGGGCGCCGGGAGCCTCGG includes the following:
- a CDS encoding Calx-beta domain-containing protein; the encoded protein is MRLAVLLAIAGIVACVTPPSAHAANNAAITITVRVIGPPHIESLSAASGPGGSQIWLSGVFFGDTRGATTVVFGPAQVEASEYLSWSDTAINCRVPAGLSLGANDICVLKDGVPSNALAFTVTDPSELCVDDSNTTGTETGSARWPFNTIGEAVGASTSGDAVKVAAGVYRQTVSLDSTILSLRGGYVGGADYAAGGGDFADASRSLDRTANATAIDGEGTRRCIVFVACPGGELSGFILRNGSTAGDGGGILCDGSSPVVQACTLSGNAAAGDGGGLYGLASALSLSHCVLRGNTAGGGGGGVALEGGSGEIAHNEVYGNAAAQGGGVACSDSAASIHHNVVTGNQASGAGGGAALRASDALAFVSNTVAHNRGGGLLCQDPASPVLKHCILWGNEGASGQQLQCVAGAAPLVSYCNVQGGLPATALDGGENRGEDPRFVAPGGWIGSAWTQGDYHLMSEAGHWTPGGWVADATTSPCIDVGDPADGVGLEPLPNGGCMNLGAYGGTAQASKSPAVAVHVLAPDPSAAETLTGDPPDTGLFRIRRIGRTGALTVNFLLAGTATRGSGGDYTLSVGGVPLPGSSVAIQDGQDDVDVLIEPRDDATPEGTETVALVLLAGAGYRPDADPARTMAWAAILDNDASVGIVATDPDAAEPGNSGMFRISRSDAGTGDLTVTFARQGSATSGKDYLLRANGLILTSNSVVVPGIPGYVDLEVAVLDDTAAEGTETVVLTLVRTAAYGLDLDPAKHAATVAIADDEPVVSVEALDPSAGEPNNHGMFRIHRTPGGPPLLPIKFKPTGTARLGSDYLLRVNGVDNAGAVEVPAVPGYVDIQVFVIDDALPEPTETVVLPLAKSKNYILDPDPARQTATVTIADDEAVVAIAALDASAAEPADHGLFRISRTGGPAGDLLVSFTRLGTATSGLDYTLRIGGVALPGNSVAVPAAPGFVDIELAVNDDALAEGTELATLALTAGPGYAADPAQSAATVTIQDDEPLVRIEATDPEAAEPADHGAFRLWRSNGGPPSLTIAFALSGTASAGKDYVLRANGVDVGASIAVPAAPGYVDLQVVVLDDAIVEDSETVTVRLLNGPGYGVAQPGNTATVTIADDEPIVSVEALNPAASEPNVNGVLRIRRTPGGAALLPVGFKVTGTAKAGSDYVLRSGGLDVKSSVNVPAVPGYADIEVVVIDDALGDPDETVVLTLSKPKGYHLDPDPARQSATVTIADNEPTLSIAALDPAASEPASPGVYRISRTPVGPANVTVSFARSGTATFGAPGASGADYMLLVNGTALTGTSVAVPATPGYVDIVLVPLDDAVREATETATLTLVAAPGYGLDANPAKRSATISIADDEGALGIGGATGESKGEPEEGGIAILLVPNRGPAPLEVAAIALGVPLDAVCEWDFGDGATAEGPLVTHTYSSPGTYVVTLDVLGQTLEAEVEVIAAAPAGKK